Proteins co-encoded in one Kribbella qitaiheensis genomic window:
- a CDS encoding DUF1049 domain-containing protein produces MAIRNRKTSAALPHRPGDALPTSTADSGQVEPVPKDQSDRGEAPAEVPAAVGVPSTRVGALWVGLCAAAVLFVALIVFLLQNTRRTEVSFLWLDGSAPLAIMLLIAAVAATLLTLTLGTARITQLRQVAKRRASGESTKA; encoded by the coding sequence ATGGCGATCCGGAACCGCAAGACCAGCGCTGCTTTGCCTCACCGCCCCGGTGATGCGCTGCCGACCTCCACGGCCGACTCGGGTCAGGTCGAACCCGTGCCCAAGGATCAGTCCGATCGAGGCGAAGCCCCCGCCGAGGTCCCGGCCGCGGTAGGTGTTCCGTCCACGCGGGTGGGGGCTTTGTGGGTCGGGCTGTGCGCGGCGGCGGTGCTGTTCGTCGCTCTGATCGTGTTCTTGCTGCAGAACACCCGGCGTACTGAGGTGTCGTTCCTGTGGCTGGACGGGTCGGCGCCGCTGGCCATCATGCTGCTGATCGCCGCCGTCGCGGCGACATTGCTGACCTTGACCTTGGGAACGGCGCGGATCACCCAGTTGCGTCAGGTAGCCAAGCGCCGCGCGTCCGGCGAATCCACTAAGGCATGA
- a CDS encoding TraR/DksA family transcriptional regulator translates to MDDRRTRLERERQKTLERLASLTGDFDAIVAASRDSNADDEHDPEGSTIAFERSQLGALAEQARRHLTEIDAAEERLAAGTYETCERCGRPIWDDRLRARPVARTCTACASAG, encoded by the coding sequence ATGGACGATCGGCGTACTCGGCTTGAGCGTGAGCGGCAGAAGACTCTTGAGCGCCTGGCGAGCCTGACTGGCGACTTCGACGCGATCGTGGCTGCCTCGCGTGACAGCAACGCCGATGACGAGCACGATCCTGAGGGGTCGACGATCGCGTTCGAACGGTCCCAACTCGGTGCGCTGGCCGAGCAGGCTCGCAGGCACCTCACGGAGATCGATGCCGCGGAGGAACGCCTTGCTGCTGGTACTTACGAAACGTGCGAGCGCTGCGGCCGACCCATCTGGGACGACCGGCTCCGAGCGCGTCCGGTAGCTCGCACCTGCACCGCTTGTGCATCAGCCGGATGA
- a CDS encoding ABC transporter permease subunit has translation MLLSEWTKLRSVRSTPLSLAAAFAVAVLGGLFSATGRAKDYPTWSTVDKAAFDPVNLSFDGLAFAQLAFGVIGVLAISSEYTTGQIRTTFAVTPRRRLVLIDKAVVLGAMTLVVGEILSLVSFLVAQLGLRSVHLDVPLSDGAALRAVAGAGIYLVALTLLGLGLGAIIRHTAGAVSAVFGLVFVVPLVATNLSGWISWPSKWNLWAAGNALISTRPPVDGAPSPALGLLICAVYVLVPLALALFLVGRRDA, from the coding sequence ATGCTGCTCTCCGAATGGACCAAACTGCGATCCGTCCGCTCGACGCCGCTGAGCCTCGCCGCCGCGTTCGCGGTCGCAGTACTAGGTGGCCTGTTCTCCGCGACCGGCCGCGCCAAGGATTACCCGACCTGGTCGACCGTCGACAAGGCCGCCTTCGATCCTGTCAATCTGAGCTTCGACGGGCTCGCGTTCGCCCAGTTGGCGTTCGGCGTGATCGGGGTGCTGGCGATCAGCTCGGAATACACGACCGGGCAGATCCGGACCACCTTCGCGGTGACTCCCCGGCGCCGGCTCGTGCTGATCGACAAAGCCGTCGTACTCGGAGCGATGACACTGGTGGTAGGCGAGATCCTCTCCCTCGTCAGCTTCTTGGTCGCTCAGCTCGGACTCCGCAGTGTCCATCTGGACGTCCCGCTGAGCGATGGCGCTGCCCTACGCGCGGTAGCCGGCGCAGGCATCTATCTGGTTGCCCTGACTCTCCTTGGACTCGGCCTCGGCGCCATCATCCGGCACACAGCCGGAGCGGTCAGCGCCGTGTTCGGACTGGTCTTCGTGGTCCCACTCGTGGCTACAAACCTGTCAGGCTGGATCAGCTGGCCGTCCAAGTGGAACCTCTGGGCCGCCGGCAACGCGCTCATCTCCACCCGCCCACCTGTCGATGGAGCACCTTCACCGGCACTGGGTCTACTCATCTGTGCCGTCTACGTACTCGTCCCACTGGCCCTTGCCCTCTTCCTTGTCGGCCGCAGAGACGCCTGA
- a CDS encoding SHOCT domain-containing protein: MTLWHDGSMSGWGYVLVITGLVVFVSAVVFGAIAWARFTVVAGTSPVAEPAPELLLALRLADGTIEVDDYERRLDALHDHYPAAPTRPHSRSDEPYSGVRIMP; encoded by the coding sequence ATGACGCTCTGGCACGACGGATCCATGAGCGGTTGGGGATACGTCCTCGTGATCACTGGGCTGGTCGTTTTCGTCAGCGCGGTGGTCTTCGGCGCGATCGCCTGGGCGCGGTTCACTGTGGTGGCCGGCACCTCGCCCGTCGCCGAGCCGGCCCCCGAGTTGCTGCTGGCCCTGCGACTGGCGGACGGCACGATCGAGGTCGATGACTACGAGCGGCGTCTGGACGCCTTGCACGACCACTACCCGGCCGCGCCGACCCGGCCCCACAGCCGATCCGATGAGCCCTATTCAGGCGTGCGGATCATGCCTTAG
- a CDS encoding ABC transporter ATP-binding protein, with translation MIEVHQLSKCYRSTQAVDDLTFTAQPGRVTAFLGPNGAGKSTTFRMLLGLDRPDSGRALINSKPYYALAKPIQRVGALLDANSAHPGRSARNHLLCIAQAARIGGSRVTEVLELTGLSEAATRRVGTYSLGMRQRLGIAAALLGEPDVLLLDEPVNGLDPEGVRWIRGLLRGLADEGRTVFVSSHLMSEMQQGADHLIVIGRGRLLADTPLSDFTADGRSLEDAYLDLADDAAQYRTGRTN, from the coding sequence ATGATCGAAGTACACCAACTCAGCAAGTGTTATCGATCGACACAGGCCGTCGACGACCTCACCTTCACCGCCCAGCCCGGTCGCGTCACGGCCTTTCTCGGCCCGAACGGCGCCGGCAAGTCGACCACCTTCCGAATGCTGCTCGGCCTCGACCGGCCCGACAGCGGACGGGCACTGATCAACAGCAAGCCGTACTACGCACTCGCGAAGCCAATACAGCGGGTTGGCGCGTTACTGGACGCAAACTCGGCCCATCCAGGTCGCTCTGCTCGCAACCATCTTCTCTGCATCGCTCAGGCGGCAAGGATCGGCGGAAGCCGAGTGACTGAGGTACTTGAGCTGACCGGCCTCAGCGAAGCTGCCACCCGTCGAGTGGGCACCTACTCACTGGGCATGCGACAGCGCCTCGGAATCGCGGCCGCTCTCCTCGGCGAGCCCGACGTCCTGCTCCTCGACGAGCCGGTCAACGGTCTCGATCCCGAAGGTGTGCGCTGGATCAGAGGGCTCCTTCGTGGCCTGGCCGACGAAGGCCGGACCGTCTTCGTCTCCAGCCATTTGATGAGCGAGATGCAACAGGGCGCCGACCACCTCATCGTGATCGGCCGCGGCCGGCTGCTCGCCGACACCCCGCTGTCCGACTTCACCGCAGACGGGCGATCGCTGGAGGACGCCTATCTGGATCTGGCCGACGACGCCGCGCAGTACCGCACCGGAAGGACGAACTGA
- a CDS encoding VOC family protein — protein sequence MIVDTVFPIVVSSDLPRLLQFYTEVLGGEQVYQFPPEGTPAYVSLRFGQAALGLGHDPAYRQAPGTPAISLWLYVDDCAAAVDEIRKAGGTITQEPVDQPWGEREARVQDPDGNILIIGQHATA from the coding sequence ATGATCGTCGACACCGTTTTCCCGATTGTGGTCAGTAGCGATCTGCCGCGACTACTGCAGTTCTACACAGAGGTCCTCGGCGGAGAGCAGGTCTACCAGTTCCCTCCAGAGGGCACACCGGCGTACGTGAGCCTTCGGTTCGGCCAGGCAGCCCTCGGCCTCGGCCATGATCCGGCGTACAGACAGGCTCCGGGTACTCCGGCGATCTCGCTGTGGCTGTACGTCGATGACTGCGCGGCCGCGGTCGACGAGATCCGCAAGGCCGGCGGGACGATCACTCAGGAGCCCGTCGATCAGCCCTGGGGCGAACGCGAGGCACGCGTCCAGGACCCCGACGGCAACATCCTCATCATCGGCCAGCACGCCACCGCCTAA